One segment of Sphingobacteriales bacterium DNA contains the following:
- a CDS encoding alkaline phosphatase family protein codes for MYSFFYKHIISLMLYCGICHTAALAQKSHLVTTSPDNHPKLVIGIVIDQMRYDYLYRYWDKYGDGGFKRLLREGFNCQNTQYNYVPTYTGPGHASIYTGTTPEWHGIVGNNWYVRERESTIYTCEDTTVQTVGSTSLAGLMSPNLLLATTITDELRLWSNMRSKVIGICLKDRGSILPAGHIPNAAYWFDGATGNWISSTYYMQQLPAWVQNFNEKQFATNYLHNIWDTYLPITDYYESLSDTQQFKNPFKNAPEAHFPYTLDTIKARGLYNNDLIRATPYGNTFTVDFAIEALQAEKMGRGDYTDFLALSFSSPDYIGHQFGVRSIEVEDCYVRLDRDIERFLKFLDKYIGKKNVLVFLTADHGGAETPAHMQSLRIPAGVISETQLQTELNEYFNHFYRTPDSLQWVSAVINQNVYFNHALAQAAGVGIENLEAMTVDLLEKIEGIVYAFDRRTLRTALPNNMQVERFRKGFHQKRSGDIVFMLEPAWFEGEYAVKGGTTHGSGYNYDTHIPLLWYGWRIKAGESARPVWITDIAPTLANFLHLMEPNAAIGTPIPGLTK; via the coding sequence ATGTATTCCTTTTTTTACAAACATATTATATCGTTGATGCTGTACTGTGGCATTTGCCATACTGCGGCTTTGGCACAGAAATCTCACCTTGTCACTACTTCGCCCGATAATCACCCCAAATTGGTCATCGGTATTGTCATTGACCAAATGCGCTACGACTATTTGTATCGCTACTGGGATAAATATGGCGATGGCGGTTTCAAACGGCTCTTGCGCGAGGGTTTTAATTGCCAAAATACACAATATAATTATGTGCCCACTTACACCGGTCCCGGTCACGCTTCTATCTACACCGGCACTACCCCCGAATGGCACGGCATTGTAGGCAACAACTGGTATGTGCGCGAAAGGGAATCTACGATTTATACCTGTGAAGATACAACCGTACAAACTGTCGGTAGCACCTCTCTGGCGGGGCTGATGTCGCCAAATTTGTTATTGGCAACCACCATCACCGATGAGTTGCGTCTGTGGTCAAATATGCGCTCCAAAGTCATTGGCATCTGCCTCAAAGACAGAGGCTCTATTCTGCCCGCCGGACATATCCCGAATGCCGCCTATTGGTTTGATGGTGCTACGGGTAATTGGATTAGCAGCACTTACTATATGCAGCAGCTCCCCGCTTGGGTACAAAATTTTAACGAAAAACAATTTGCCACAAATTATTTACACAATATCTGGGATACTTATCTCCCCATCACCGACTACTACGAAAGCCTTTCTGATACGCAACAGTTCAAAAATCCTTTTAAAAACGCTCCCGAAGCCCATTTCCCTTATACCTTAGATACCATCAAAGCACGGGGTCTTTACAACAACGACCTCATACGCGCCACACCTTATGGCAATACATTTACGGTTGATTTTGCCATAGAAGCTCTGCAAGCCGAAAAAATGGGCAGAGGCGACTATACCGATTTTTTGGCTTTGAGTTTTTCCTCACCCGACTATATCGGACATCAATTTGGCGTGCGCTCTATAGAAGTAGAAGATTGCTATGTGCGTTTGGACAGGGATATAGAACGATTTTTGAAATTTTTGGATAAATATATTGGTAAAAAAAATGTACTCGTGTTTTTGACTGCCGACCATGGCGGTGCTGAAACCCCCGCCCACATGCAAAGTTTGCGTATTCCTGCCGGTGTTATATCCGAAACACAATTGCAAACCGAACTCAATGAATATTTCAACCATTTTTATCGTACTCCCGATTCTTTACAGTGGGTGAGTGCAGTGATTAATCAAAATGTTTATTTCAACCATGCATTAGCTCAGGCTGCCGGAGTGGGTATAGAAAATTTAGAAGCAATGACTGTTGATTTATTGGAAAAAATAGAGGGCATTGTCTATGCTTTTGACCGCCGCACTTTGCGCACTGCTTTGCCCAATAATATGCAGGTAGAGCGTTTTCGAAAAGGTTTTCATCAAAAACGCTCCGGTGATATTGTTTTTATGCTCGAACCCGCTTGGTTTGAGGGAGAATATGCTGTTAAAGGCGGCACTACGCACGGCTCCGGCTACAATTACGATACCCACATTCCTTTGTTGTGGTATGGCTGGCGCATCAAA
- a CDS encoding endonuclease/exonuclease/phosphatase family protein has product MITKLRRWLLSLVFLTPVLLVIVALATEPPAFLPQEIRQLLQNIRTFIDDYRNAPVTSSSESSDPIPAEQKPVKKAFNLVSWNVCNFGKSKDDAEIDFMASLLKSYDIIALQEINVSSDGAQGVARLAEALNNKGGDWDYTISDPTEGKGTSERYAYIWKQSKVKLYNKAMLVKPFERTIAREPYMARFQVGSKDLLLINFHAVPPEKQPENEIMQLYRIQETYPVDNVVFLGDFNLDAHHDAFTQIHNEFSPALLGQKTSLKSKYAENDYLSEPYDNIFYEKQIMKALRSGVIDFVKNFKDYEKARNISDHLPVWVDLGWK; this is encoded by the coding sequence ATGATAACTAAATTACGCCGTTGGCTGCTTTCGTTGGTATTTTTAACACCTGTATTGTTGGTCATTGTGGCACTTGCTACCGAGCCTCCCGCATTTTTACCTCAAGAGATTCGCCAACTGCTTCAAAATATCAGAACTTTTATTGACGATTACAGAAATGCGCCCGTAACTTCTTCTTCTGAAAGCAGCGACCCCATTCCTGCCGAACAAAAGCCCGTTAAAAAAGCATTTAATTTGGTGTCGTGGAATGTGTGTAATTTTGGAAAAAGTAAAGACGATGCCGAAATTGATTTTATGGCGAGTTTGCTGAAATCGTATGATATAATAGCATTACAGGAGATTAATGTGAGCAGCGACGGAGCGCAGGGCGTGGCGCGTTTGGCAGAAGCCCTCAACAATAAAGGCGGCGATTGGGATTATACCATCAGCGACCCCACCGAAGGTAAAGGAACTTCGGAGCGGTATGCTTATATATGGAAACAATCCAAGGTAAAGCTATACAATAAAGCGATGCTCGTGAAGCCTTTTGAGCGCACCATTGCCCGCGAACCTTATATGGCGCGTTTTCAGGTGGGTAGTAAAGATTTGTTGCTGATTAACTTTCATGCCGTACCGCCCGAAAAACAGCCCGAAAATGAAATAATGCAGTTGTATCGTATTCAAGAAACCTATCCCGTCGATAATGTCGTGTTTTTGGGTGATTTTAATTTAGATGCTCATCACGATGCTTTTACGCAAATACATAATGAATTTTCGCCTGCTTTACTCGGACAAAAAACAAGCCTCAAAAGCAAATACGCCGAAAATGATTATTTATCCGAACCCTATGATAATATTTTTTACGAAAAACAAATCATGAAAGCCCTGCGTAGCGGAGTTATTGATTTTGTGAAAAACTTTAAAGACTATGAAAAAGCCCGCAACATATCCGACCATTTGCCTGTATGGGTAGATTTGGGCTGGAAATAA
- a CDS encoding DUF423 domain-containing protein gives MKAITILRIAAIMGALAVIFGAFGAHALKARLSPDRLLSYQTAVTYQFYHTLALLAIGIWWQQQSSATFLSTVAWCWLAGVMLFSGSIYLLSTQEITQISFGFLGPVTPLGGLCFIAGWLLLFWNLLKYPTT, from the coding sequence ATGAAAGCAATTACTATTCTTCGCATTGCAGCAATAATGGGTGCACTGGCAGTTATTTTTGGAGCTTTTGGTGCACACGCCCTCAAAGCACGGCTGAGTCCCGACCGCTTATTATCGTATCAAACGGCAGTCACCTACCAATTTTATCATACATTGGCACTGTTGGCAATCGGTATTTGGTGGCAGCAGCAAAGTTCGGCTACTTTTTTAAGTACAGTGGCTTGGTGCTGGCTGGCTGGAGTCATGCTGTTTTCGGGTTCTATCTATTTATTAAGCACACAGGAAATTACACAGATATCCTTCGGATTTTTAGGACCTGTCACGCCACTCGGAGGTCTGTGTTTTATTGCGGGCTGGTTGCTGTTATTTTGGAATTTACTCAAATATCCCACCACATAA
- a CDS encoding glucosaminidase domain-containing protein, with the protein MERVLLYCIAFIVILSYNTKSYAQITSEEQAEIDSLAVLYINQYQQYAISEMYRTGIPASIKLAQALHETNYGRSRLAVLANNHFGAKCHNTWFGATISYTDDRPNECFRKYESVYESYINHAKILEKDRYKFLFRLDRSDYKGWCFGLKTAGYATDPRYAGKLINIIERYRLHLYDFAQNGEYIAAYSPTQSSFVQTADAIVAHTQQPVPREQYVLSALQTQNTPTIPAAAIVAQPHAIPKYLGYRPIQYINGAEVVTYRHPVYPAQIAEKYNCDLDKLLDWNDIQTNDTIAANTPIYLAERRSKSDKKYKKHEVQKGETIEQVALKYGVKTGALRERNHLEAGEELAAGTVLYLRKKAPHITEITKETAPASTTAIAPKKEDTQNQSEQQQVHGTRQNSVVPPLPKQSGTPTTSTKINPATTDTPRKLAISYPPQGTKIIIRENTIAYHDAQSDISGPAVTAHNFPANTTPAAAPVVDAPAATPAGVPMNERLYHKVTAGDTLFSLAKRYQCSIDYICSMNSSIKKNKIVAGSLLRVR; encoded by the coding sequence ATGGAGAGAGTTTTATTATATTGTATAGCATTCATTGTCATTTTATCTTACAACACCAAGAGCTATGCTCAAATTACGTCCGAAGAACAAGCCGAAATTGATTCTTTGGCGGTGTTGTATATTAATCAGTATCAGCAATATGCGATTTCAGAGATGTATCGCACCGGAATTCCCGCCAGTATAAAATTGGCACAGGCACTCCACGAAACCAACTATGGCAGAAGCCGTTTGGCTGTTTTAGCAAATAATCATTTCGGTGCCAAATGCCACAATACTTGGTTTGGTGCTACTATTTCATACACTGACGACCGACCCAATGAGTGTTTCAGAAAGTATGAAAGCGTATATGAATCATATATTAATCATGCTAAAATATTAGAAAAAGACCGTTATAAATTTTTATTTCGCTTAGACCGTTCCGATTATAAAGGCTGGTGCTTTGGTTTAAAAACCGCTGGCTATGCCACCGACCCGCGCTATGCCGGAAAACTTATCAATATCATTGAACGCTACCGTCTGCATTTATACGATTTTGCACAAAATGGTGAATATATTGCTGCCTATTCGCCTACACAATCTTCTTTTGTACAAACCGCAGATGCTATAGTTGCCCACACACAGCAGCCCGTTCCGCGCGAACAATATGTATTATCTGCACTACAAACACAAAATACCCCTACTATTCCTGCTGCCGCTATTGTTGCGCAGCCGCACGCCATACCCAAATATTTAGGCTATCGCCCTATTCAATATATCAATGGAGCAGAAGTTGTCACTTATCGTCATCCTGTATATCCTGCACAAATCGCAGAAAAATACAATTGTGATTTAGATAAACTCTTAGATTGGAACGACATACAAACCAACGACACCATCGCTGCCAATACGCCCATTTATTTGGCAGAACGCCGCAGCAAAAGTGATAAAAAATATAAAAAACACGAAGTACAAAAAGGTGAAACCATAGAACAAGTTGCACTGAAATACGGCGTAAAAACAGGGGCTTTGCGCGAGCGCAACCATTTGGAGGCGGGCGAAGAACTTGCCGCAGGTACGGTGCTGTATTTGCGCAAAAAAGCCCCGCATATCACTGAAATTACGAAAGAAACAGCTCCTGCCTCAACAACAGCCATCGCCCCAAAAAAGGAAGATACCCAAAACCAATCTGAACAACAGCAGGTGCACGGCACTCGCCAAAATTCCGTTGTGCCGCCACTTCCCAAACAAAGCGGTACGCCCACCACCTCCACAAAAATAAATCCTGCAACAACAGATACACCTCGCAAACTCGCCATCAGCTATCCGCCGCAAGGCACTAAAATTATCATTCGCGAAAACACCATCGCCTACCACGATGCTCAAAGTGATATTTCAGGTCCAGCAGTTACCGCCCACAATTTTCCGGCAAATACTACTCCGGCAGCTGCTCCTGTTGTTGATGCACCCGCAGCAACTCCCGCTGGCGTTCCTATGAACGAGCGTCTTTATCACAAAGTAACCGCCGGCGACACCTTGTTCAGCCTCGCCAAACGCTACCAATGCAGTATTGATTATATTTGTAGTATGAACAGCAGTATCAAAAAAAATAAAATAGTAGCAGGTTCTTTGTTGCGTGTGCGCTAA
- a CDS encoding aspartate aminotransferase family protein — MNTSLRQLFLQHVAQTSDAPLQLEINRAEGMYLYSPDGQRYMDLIAGIGVSNVGHCHPHVVQAVQEQAARYMHLMVYGEYIYYPQVQLSKLLCAQLPPSLNNVYLTNSGAEAVEGAMKLAKRYTERPEIISFKNAYHGSTQGALSIMGDELLKNKVRPLLPATRTLHYNVKEDIAAITTQTAAVVAEVVQAEAGVIAADAEFLQALRKHCTEQGVLLIFDEIQSGFGRCGTLFAFEQYGVVPDILLLAKGMGGGLPIGAFIADKKIMSSLSHDPVLGHITTFGGNAVCAAAALATLEVLLQNNLMAEVKEKEQCFLQYLQHPRIKAVRSKGLMIAVELDSFDTVLQSVQYCIKNGIIVDWFLFAPHCLRIAPPLLITPEEIQTACTIITKSLD; from the coding sequence ATGAATACCTCTTTACGACAACTGTTTTTGCAACATGTAGCCCAAACCAGCGATGCGCCTTTGCAGTTGGAAATTAACCGCGCCGAAGGTATGTATTTATACAGTCCCGACGGGCAACGCTATATGGATTTAATAGCCGGTATCGGTGTGAGCAATGTAGGGCATTGTCACCCGCACGTTGTTCAAGCTGTGCAGGAGCAAGCCGCCCGCTACATGCACCTGATGGTGTATGGCGAATATATTTATTATCCGCAAGTACAATTATCCAAATTGCTGTGCGCACAACTGCCGCCTTCCTTGAACAATGTGTATCTTACCAACTCGGGGGCAGAGGCTGTAGAAGGTGCTATGAAACTCGCTAAACGCTACACCGAGCGACCTGAAATAATTTCTTTTAAAAACGCCTATCACGGCAGCACGCAAGGAGCATTGAGCATTATGGGCGATGAACTTCTCAAAAATAAAGTGCGCCCACTGCTTCCTGCCACGCGCACCCTGCACTACAATGTAAAAGAAGATATAGCAGCCATCACTACACAAACGGCGGCAGTGGTGGCGGAGGTGGTGCAAGCCGAAGCGGGAGTTATTGCCGCCGATGCCGAATTTTTACAAGCCCTGCGGAAGCATTGCACCGAACAGGGAGTATTGCTTATTTTTGATGAAATACAAAGCGGTTTCGGACGGTGCGGCACGCTGTTTGCCTTTGAGCAATACGGCGTAGTACCGGATATACTGCTGCTCGCCAAAGGAATGGGCGGCGGCTTACCGATTGGAGCCTTCATCGCCGATAAAAAAATAATGAGCAGTTTGAGCCACGACCCCGTTTTAGGACACATCACTACTTTTGGTGGCAATGCAGTATGTGCGGCGGCGGCACTGGCAACTTTGGAAGTGCTGTTGCAAAATAACCTGATGGCAGAGGTAAAAGAAAAAGAGCAATGTTTTTTACAATATTTACAACACCCGCGCATCAAAGCAGTGCGCAGCAAAGGTTTGATGATAGCTGTAGAATTGGACAGTTTTGATACCGTGCTGCAAAGCGTACAATATTGCATAAAAAACGGCATCATCGTAGATTGGTTTTTATTTGCGCCCCACTGCCTGCGCATTGCACCGCCTTTATTGATTACGCCCGAAGAAATACAAACCGCCTGCACGATTATCACGAAAAGTTTGGATTAA
- a CDS encoding purine-nucleoside phosphorylase has protein sequence MTIQQIQESAAYLRSRGFEAATAGIILGSGLGKLVHQVEDTIIIPYSEIPHFPLSTVTFHEGNLIFGTIAGKKVILMQGRFHLYEGYAAWQITYPLRVMHAIGIENLLVSNAAGALNPALNKGDIMLIEDHINMMGDSPLNLPNINDFGERFVDMYEPYSVALRQQLSHIAEQKNIHLPSGVYVALLGPQLETKAEYRFLRLIGADAVGMSTVPEAIVAKQLQIPCLAVSVLTDECDEARLKPVNDIQEIIDIANAADKQLVVLFKELLQVL, from the coding sequence ATGACAATACAACAAATACAAGAAAGTGCAGCTTATTTGCGCTCGCGCGGCTTTGAAGCGGCTACCGCCGGTATTATTTTAGGTTCGGGTTTGGGAAAATTAGTGCATCAGGTAGAAGATACCATTATTATACCTTATTCCGAAATTCCACACTTTCCGCTTTCTACGGTTACTTTTCACGAGGGCAACCTGATTTTTGGCACTATTGCCGGAAAAAAAGTGATATTGATGCAAGGGCGGTTTCACTTGTACGAAGGCTACGCCGCCTGGCAAATCACCTATCCTTTGCGTGTAATGCACGCAATCGGTATCGAAAATTTGTTGGTGAGCAATGCCGCCGGCGCACTCAATCCGGCACTGAACAAAGGTGATATTATGCTCATTGAAGACCATATCAATATGATGGGCGACTCGCCACTCAATTTGCCGAATATCAACGATTTCGGGGAGCGTTTTGTGGATATGTACGAGCCTTACAGTGTTGCTTTGCGCCAGCAACTCAGCCACATCGCCGAACAAAAAAATATTCATCTGCCTTCGGGGGTGTATGTAGCTTTGTTGGGACCACAGTTAGAAACCAAAGCCGAATACCGCTTTTTGCGCCTTATCGGTGCTGATGCCGTAGGTATGAGCACTGTTCCCGAAGCCATTGTTGCCAAACAATTACAGATTCCTTGTTTGGCGGTTTCGGTGCTCACCGATGAATGTGACGAAGCGCGCCTCAAGCCGGTAAATGATATTCAGGAAATAATAGATATTGCCAATGCCGCCGACAAACAATTGGTGGTGTTGTTCAAGGAGTTGCTGCAGGTGTTGTAA
- a CDS encoding cytochrome b5, giving the protein MHSLPFYTRTQLALRNGQDRPEVWVAYKGIIYDVSASRLWHTGTHYEHWAGQDLSEELRDAPHSEQVFERFRQVGMLKEQ; this is encoded by the coding sequence ATGCACTCTTTACCCTTCTACACACGCACTCAGTTGGCACTGCGCAACGGACAAGACCGCCCCGAAGTATGGGTGGCTTATAAGGGCATTATCTACGATGTAAGTGCAAGCCGCTTGTGGCATACCGGCACACATTATGAACACTGGGCAGGGCAGGATTTGAGCGAAGAACTCCGCGATGCACCCCACAGCGAGCAGGTTTTTGAGCGTTTCCGGCAGGTGGGTATGCTGAAAGAGCAATAA
- a CDS encoding T9SS type A sorting domain-containing protein, translating into MRPDYEGDIAIKGLVEDAQVKITDISGRLVYETTALGGQAIWNGKTYEGKRVQTGVYLVLATNTDGSEAAVAKIFMIH; encoded by the coding sequence GTGCGCCCCGATTACGAAGGTGATATAGCCATAAAAGGTTTAGTAGAAGATGCACAGGTAAAAATCACCGACATCAGTGGTCGTTTGGTGTATGAAACCACCGCTTTGGGCGGGCAGGCAATATGGAACGGCAAAACCTACGAGGGCAAGCGCGTACAAACAGGTGTATATTTAGTACTCGCCACCAATACCGATGGCAGCGAAGCGGCAGTAGCAAAAATATTTATGATACACTGA
- the purU gene encoding formyltetrahydrofolate deformylase produces MSLTKPATPTPSQLIVRISCPDEKGLIYRISKVIFEEGYNIIENDEFVDEEKDHFFYRCVLSAPTTTDEGKQLVQRLRDTLLPGAFIEALPNRSKKILLMATKEHHCLGDLLLRCHYRHLNAQIVGVVSNHEILRDLVEKFHLPFHCISAEGLSREAHEAQVLELLQTFSFDYIVLAKYMRILSSEFVQHYRHRIINIHHSFLPAFIGANPYRQAFERGVKIVGATAHFVNENLDDGPIIHQDITRTDHNYNDKEMARMGKDVETLVLAKALEWVLQERVMINGNKTIIF; encoded by the coding sequence ATGTCGCTTACAAAACCCGCCACTCCTACTCCTTCGCAACTCATTGTGCGCATTTCCTGTCCCGATGAAAAAGGCTTAATTTATCGCATTTCCAAAGTAATATTTGAAGAAGGCTATAATATCATCGAAAACGATGAATTTGTTGATGAAGAAAAAGACCATTTTTTCTATCGCTGTGTATTGTCTGCACCCACCACTACCGACGAAGGCAAGCAGTTGGTGCAAAGATTGCGCGATACGCTGTTGCCCGGTGCTTTTATTGAGGCATTGCCCAACCGAAGCAAAAAAATATTGCTGATGGCAACGAAGGAGCACCATTGTTTGGGCGATTTGCTGCTGCGCTGCCACTACCGCCACCTCAACGCCCAAATTGTAGGCGTGGTGAGCAACCACGAAATATTACGCGATTTGGTAGAAAAATTCCATTTGCCTTTTCACTGCATCAGTGCAGAAGGGCTCAGCCGCGAAGCCCACGAAGCTCAGGTATTGGAGTTGTTGCAGACTTTTTCTTTTGATTATATCGTGCTGGCAAAATATATGCGTATTTTGAGTTCGGAATTTGTGCAACACTATCGCCACCGCATCATCAACATTCATCATTCTTTTTTGCCGGCATTTATCGGAGCAAATCCCTATCGCCAAGCCTTCGAGCGGGGTGTAAAAATTGTCGGAGCTACTGCGCACTTTGTCAATGAAAACTTAGACGACGGACCCATTATTCATCAGGACATCACGCGCACTGACCACAACTACAACGACAAAGAAATGGCGCGTATGGGCAAAGATGTAGAAACTTTGGTATTGGCAAAAGCCTTAGAATGGGTATTACAGGAGCGCGTAATGATCAACGGCAACAAAACGATCATTTTCTGA
- a CDS encoding DUF4956 domain-containing protein — MNNFIYWLESWQILDTKIFNYNDSVNLLFRLGVNLLVSFVLIHYIYYPKRQDKEYYFTFVVLNTLVFFVCHLLSEVKFELGFAFGIFALFSILRYRTTTLPVVEMSYLFAVIAIGLVNAMSNKKVSYFELLFTNVFITGVIYILDVVWMSKQVAFQTIVYEKIENIKPENREQLITDLSKRTGLNITRVEVGQINFINDSARIKLFYMPEKGNIISSPERG; from the coding sequence ATGAATAATTTCATATACTGGTTAGAAAGTTGGCAGATTTTAGATACCAAAATTTTTAATTATAACGATTCGGTAAATTTACTGTTTCGTTTAGGGGTCAATCTATTGGTGAGTTTTGTATTAATCCACTACATTTATTATCCCAAACGTCAAGATAAAGAATACTATTTTACTTTTGTAGTATTAAATACGCTGGTATTTTTTGTATGCCATTTGCTCAGTGAAGTAAAATTTGAATTAGGTTTCGCTTTCGGCATTTTTGCCCTATTTTCCATTCTACGATATCGCACTACTACCCTGCCGGTGGTAGAGATGAGCTATCTATTTGCCGTTATTGCCATTGGGTTGGTCAATGCGATGAGCAATAAAAAAGTGAGCTATTTTGAGCTTCTTTTTACCAACGTTTTTATTACAGGCGTTATTTATATATTAGATGTCGTGTGGATGTCAAAGCAGGTGGCTTTTCAAACAATAGTATATGAAAAAATAGAAAATATCAAGCCCGAAAACCGCGAGCAGCTCATCACCGACCTCAGCAAGCGCACAGGGCTGAATATCACTCGCGTAGAAGTAGGTCAAATCAATTTTATCAACGATTCGGCACGCATCAAATTATTTTATATGCCCGAAAAAGGAAATATTATCAGTTCGCCCGAAAGAGGCTGA
- a CDS encoding c-type cytochrome — translation MKRFRAFAVYGLLSVVLAACDPKEDPTPEPVYPDPTLAALTAPKGLPPLPAAFDTVNVEMLDLGRHLFYDPILSGDSTQSCASCHRQEHGFSDPNRFSKGISGAEGVRQSMALINLVYSQHFMWDGRHASLESQAGEPVENPIEMNITWDEALQRLNRHPQYPDRFGKAFGTHTATRERATAAIAQFVRTLISGKSKFDLAQQNGSGVFFTEEELRGKEVFNTEVGNCYHCHGGVLATNNNFGNNGLDAVGDFFGFADKGLGNFTKDANDNGMFRIPTLRNIEMTAPYMHDGRFATLEEVINHYSEGIQSSPTLHPIIGAESPGGVHMNEADKAALLAFLKTFTDTSFLNNPNYASPF, via the coding sequence ATGAAGCGTTTTCGTGCATTTGCTGTGTATGGGCTGCTGTCGGTTGTGCTGGCAGCTTGCGACCCGAAAGAAGATCCCACACCCGAACCTGTATATCCCGATCCTACTTTGGCGGCACTTACCGCGCCCAAAGGTTTGCCACCTTTGCCCGCCGCCTTTGACACTGTTAATGTAGAAATGCTCGATTTGGGCAGGCATCTTTTTTACGACCCTATCCTCTCCGGCGACAGCACGCAATCTTGTGCTTCGTGCCATCGTCAGGAACACGGTTTTTCCGATCCCAATCGCTTCAGCAAAGGCATTAGCGGCGCAGAAGGTGTGCGGCAGTCGATGGCTTTGATAAATTTGGTGTATAGCCAGCATTTTATGTGGGACGGCAGACACGCTTCTTTGGAGTCGCAGGCGGGCGAGCCGGTAGAGAATCCCATAGAAATGAACATAACTTGGGACGAAGCCCTGCAACGCCTCAACCGCCACCCGCAGTACCCCGACCGGTTTGGCAAGGCATTCGGTACGCACACTGCCACCCGCGAGCGTGCTACTGCTGCCATTGCACAATTTGTGCGTACCCTCATTTCGGGCAAAAGCAAATTTGATTTGGCGCAGCAAAATGGTTCGGGGGTGTTTTTTACGGAAGAGGAATTGCGCGGGAAAGAGGTTTTTAATACAGAAGTGGGCAACTGCTACCACTGCCATGGCGGTGTGTTGGCAACCAACAACAATTTTGGCAACAACGGCTTAGATGCCGTGGGCGATTTTTTCGGTTTTGCGGATAAAGGTTTGGGAAATTTTACAAAAGATGCCAATGATAATGGTATGTTTCGTATCCCTACTTTGCGCAATATTGAAATGACCGCTCCTTATATGCACGACGGGCGTTTTGCTACGTTGGAAGAAGTCATCAATCATTACAGCGAGGGTATTCAAAGTTCGCCTACGCTGCACCCGATTATCGGGGCAGAATCGCCAGGGGGGGTACACATGAATGAAGCGGATAAAGCGGCTTTGCTGGCTTTTTTGAAAACTTTTACCGATACTTCTTTTCTCAACAACCCCAATTATGCCAGTCCTTTTTAA